A region of Moorena producens PAL-8-15-08-1 DNA encodes the following proteins:
- a CDS encoding type I restriction endonuclease → MVKTIAVTELSLHDVKVKFNLTPAEDDQFFREWQEELPELTDTERQSLEQIKAHMLYLEQYPMVEDIVKMVVLSPLLGLAGFYGSPFHLKTEAAIEIAAVEEHEILRGLIDVLVLQDQFWVLVIESKQAGFSLKSAIPQALTYMMANPNQLRHSFGLVTNGTNFRFLKVSKSGIPMYALSDEFTLYRGNDWYNVLRILKRIAQLAVN, encoded by the coding sequence ATGGTGAAGACGATAGCAGTAACAGAACTTAGCTTGCATGATGTGAAGGTTAAATTTAACCTGACCCCAGCAGAGGATGACCAATTTTTCCGAGAGTGGCAGGAGGAATTACCCGAACTTACCGACACTGAACGGCAGTCCTTAGAGCAAATTAAGGCTCACATGCTATACCTGGAACAGTACCCGATGGTGGAAGACATTGTCAAAATGGTAGTGTTGTCTCCCTTGTTAGGACTAGCGGGTTTTTATGGTTCTCCCTTTCACCTCAAGACAGAGGCCGCAATAGAAATTGCCGCTGTTGAGGAGCACGAAATCCTGCGAGGGCTTATTGATGTGTTGGTGCTACAAGACCAGTTTTGGGTATTAGTGATTGAGTCGAAACAAGCTGGATTCTCTCTCAAGTCAGCAATTCCTCAGGCATTGACCTACATGATGGCTAATCCTAATCAGTTGCGCCATAGTTTTGGATTGGTGACTAATGGTACTAATTTCCGGTTTTTGAAAGTGAGTAAATCTGGTATACCGATGTATGCTCTTTCCGATGAGTTTACCCTCTATCGTGGCAATGACTGGTATAACGTGCTTAGGATCCTTAAGCGCATTGCTCAATTGGCAGTCAATTGA
- a CDS encoding LCP family protein — protein sequence MPVQRTYRKRRVVRRPTRPVRRKKVKVKRGNWLWLWLGFTAVAMSSAAAGAILAVSLASTPLLQSELTQDEKSVFNQEETISSNTMHLPELTRPVNILFLGIKVLTSDLDKPPEVDLGYHALVNSLEGLSDTMLLLRFDPDGEKVKVLSMPRDTKTRIEKHGKIKLNAANYFGGPALTAKAVSDLLDDVPIDRYIRVNVQGVEKLVDALGGVTVYIPKDMKYTDHSQHLYINLKKGRQHLDGNKAMQFLRFRYDKYGDIGRVQRQQILMRALVEQALKPSTIARIPQILSVIQSHIDTNLSVEELVALAGFATKTKRANVQMLMLPGRFSNDGKKQASYWLPNHRRIQEMVAQHFGQGYTYYSNANSTSLRIAIQYTTDSSEVAKAMLRNLNRGGYNNVRIDQKLSREPLRTTRIIAQQGDDESAGTIRNYLGFGEVRVESTGAFSSDITIQLGQDWLQKLDYPQ from the coding sequence GTGCCAGTTCAAAGAACTTATCGAAAACGCCGTGTAGTGAGAAGACCTACTCGCCCCGTTCGCAGAAAAAAGGTAAAAGTCAAGCGAGGGAATTGGCTCTGGCTATGGCTAGGTTTTACCGCAGTGGCCATGTCATCTGCGGCAGCAGGTGCAATCCTAGCTGTATCCCTGGCAAGTACCCCTTTGCTGCAAAGTGAACTGACTCAGGACGAGAAATCTGTATTTAACCAAGAGGAAACCATCTCCAGCAACACCATGCACTTGCCGGAGTTGACTCGACCAGTTAATATCCTATTTCTCGGTATCAAAGTCCTAACCTCTGATCTAGATAAACCCCCAGAAGTAGACCTGGGATACCACGCTCTGGTCAATTCCTTAGAGGGTTTGTCAGATACGATGCTCCTGCTACGGTTTGACCCAGACGGGGAAAAAGTCAAAGTTCTTTCCATGCCTCGTGATACTAAAACTCGTATTGAGAAACATGGTAAAATTAAGCTTAATGCTGCCAATTATTTTGGCGGACCTGCACTGACAGCGAAGGCGGTCAGTGATCTTCTTGATGATGTGCCCATTGACCGTTATATCCGAGTAAACGTTCAGGGTGTGGAAAAACTGGTGGATGCCTTGGGAGGAGTTACGGTCTATATTCCCAAGGATATGAAGTACACTGACCACTCTCAACACCTTTATATCAACCTCAAAAAAGGTAGACAGCACCTGGATGGTAATAAAGCGATGCAGTTCCTGCGGTTTCGCTATGACAAGTATGGGGATATTGGTCGAGTGCAGCGGCAACAAATTCTGATGAGGGCTTTGGTAGAACAGGCACTAAAACCTAGCACTATCGCACGAATCCCACAAATCCTCTCAGTTATTCAGTCCCACATTGACACCAACTTAAGTGTAGAAGAGCTAGTGGCATTAGCGGGTTTTGCCACCAAGACTAAACGAGCCAATGTCCAAATGCTAATGCTGCCTGGTCGATTTAGTAACGATGGCAAGAAACAAGCCAGTTACTGGTTGCCAAACCACCGCCGCATCCAGGAGATGGTGGCTCAGCACTTTGGTCAAGGCTATACCTACTACTCCAATGCCAACTCCACATCCCTGCGCATTGCCATTCAATACACTACAGATTCTTCTGAAGTCGCTAAAGCTATGCTCCGCAACCTCAACCGAGGTGGCTACAATAATGTTCGTATTGATCAGAAATTGTCTAGGGAACCATTGCGCACCACTCGCATTATTGCCCAACAGGGAGACGATGAAAGTGCTGGCACTATCCGTAACTATTTGGGATTTGGGGAAGTGCGGGTGGAAAGCACCGGTGCTTTTTCCTCAGATATTACGATTCAGTTGGGTCAAGACTGGCTACAGAAACTGGATTATCCACAATAG
- a CDS encoding N-acetylmannosamine-6-phosphate 2-epimerase — protein sequence MAANSLNSIRDSLIVSCQAPPDSPLHNPLVIAAMAQASMNQGASGVRIDTPDHVAAVRSQCPTAPIIGLWKQQLPESEVYITPQFHHAKAIASAGADIIAIDATLRERPGGETVQGLIKQIHDTLGKPVMADVDTLESAIAAQAAGVDLVGTTLYGYTAQTSHLSPPGFGLLSQLVNHLDIPAICEGGIATPNMAQTALELGAYAVVVGTAITGIDLQVKAFVELL from the coding sequence ATGGCAGCTAATTCTCTCAATTCAATTCGTGATAGTCTAATTGTTTCTTGTCAGGCACCCCCTGACTCACCCCTGCACAACCCCCTAGTGATTGCCGCTATGGCACAGGCTTCGATGAATCAGGGGGCATCGGGTGTGCGTATTGATACACCTGACCATGTGGCAGCTGTGCGTAGTCAATGTCCCACTGCTCCAATTATTGGCTTGTGGAAGCAACAGTTACCGGAGTCTGAGGTTTATATTACTCCCCAGTTTCACCATGCCAAAGCGATCGCATCCGCTGGTGCTGATATTATTGCCATTGATGCCACCTTACGGGAACGTCCTGGAGGGGAAACAGTTCAAGGTTTAATTAAGCAGATTCACGATACATTGGGTAAACCGGTGATGGCAGATGTGGATACCCTTGAGAGTGCGATCGCAGCACAAGCCGCTGGCGTGGATTTAGTTGGTACCACCCTCTATGGCTACACCGCTCAAACCAGCCATTTGTCTCCTCCCGGCTTTGGCCTACTCAGCCAGTTGGTCAACCATCTAGACATCCCAGCCATTTGCGAAGGGGGTATTGCCACCCCCAACATGGCTCAAACTGCGCTAGAATTGGGAGCCTATGCAGTTGTTGTCGGCACTGCCATTACTGGTATTGATTTGCAAGTTAAGGCTTTTGTAGAGTTATTATAA
- a CDS encoding peroxidase family protein, which produces MKNHLSNLEVVRNLKPRKLGLAITTFAALGFSMSVPAAAGEFRTIDGFGNNPNDPTLGQAETPLLRLLTPAYEDGFNAPRTTGSTGNILPNPRDISNTIVPQKELVPNFLNASDWIWQWGQFIDHDLDLNEGGLDRSPEDFTPIPINPIDIATGLPDPLAPSIPLIRVPAAPGTGTGPGNPRQQINQLTSFIDGSQVYGSDPVRAEFLRTNDGSGKLKSQSINGQELLPFNTGGFPNANTDRSGANAPEELFIGGDVRVNEQIGLTAVHTLFVREHNRLAEELAEKIDAGDLVILEKLHQSGLDKGDFIYESVRKVVGAQIQVITYNEFLPLFIGDSLLEDYSGYDSTVDPRVSVEFANGTFRVGHTLLSPELQRINNDGTSPGSISLSDAFFTPQEVINNGVDSLFLGLASQVAQEFDNQIVDEVRNFLASIPTGGFDLASLNIARGREVGLPGYNQARVELGLDPVTAFLTTDSELGITSNPEVAALFEKIYESVEDVDFWIGGISEDSFNGGLVGELFNTVISDQFTRTRDGDRFFFLNDLDHLLALAPDLESTRLSDIIRRNSTITKIQDNAFVVPEDVPEPSSIFGLVTLLGLAAIAQRYNFPPKP; this is translated from the coding sequence ATGAAAAATCATTTATCTAACTTGGAAGTGGTTAGAAACCTCAAGCCTCGTAAGCTTGGTTTAGCAATAACCACTTTCGCTGCCCTAGGATTTTCCATGTCTGTGCCTGCTGCTGCAGGAGAATTTCGTACCATTGACGGATTTGGCAACAACCCCAATGATCCGACATTGGGTCAAGCGGAAACACCACTGCTTCGGCTGTTGACTCCTGCTTACGAGGATGGCTTCAACGCACCAAGAACAACGGGTAGCACCGGGAATATTCTGCCTAACCCTCGTGACATTAGTAATACAATTGTTCCCCAGAAGGAATTAGTACCTAATTTCCTCAACGCCAGCGACTGGATCTGGCAGTGGGGGCAGTTCATTGATCACGACTTGGATCTGAATGAGGGAGGCTTAGATCGCTCACCAGAAGATTTCACCCCCATCCCAATTAACCCTATTGACATTGCTACTGGTCTTCCGGATCCACTCGCGCCATCTATACCCTTGATCAGGGTTCCTGCAGCTCCAGGCACTGGCACTGGACCTGGCAATCCGCGCCAGCAGATCAACCAGCTGACTTCTTTTATTGATGGTTCACAGGTCTACGGATCTGATCCAGTGCGGGCGGAATTTTTGCGTACTAATGACGGTAGTGGAAAGCTCAAGAGCCAGAGTATCAATGGCCAAGAGTTACTACCTTTTAACACTGGCGGATTTCCTAATGCCAACACTGACCGGTCTGGTGCTAATGCTCCAGAAGAGTTGTTCATCGGTGGCGATGTTCGTGTCAACGAACAGATTGGGTTAACCGCAGTTCACACCTTGTTCGTGCGGGAGCACAATCGTCTGGCTGAAGAACTTGCTGAAAAAATTGACGCTGGCGACCTGGTGATTTTGGAGAAGTTACATCAGTCAGGACTTGATAAAGGAGACTTTATTTACGAATCAGTTCGTAAGGTCGTCGGTGCTCAGATTCAAGTAATCACATACAATGAATTCCTACCGCTGTTCATTGGCGATAGCCTTTTGGAGGATTACTCTGGCTACGATTCCACCGTTGACCCACGTGTCAGTGTGGAATTTGCCAATGGTACCTTCCGCGTTGGCCACACTCTTCTCTCCCCAGAGCTTCAGCGCATTAACAATGACGGCACTTCCCCCGGAAGTATCTCCCTTTCCGATGCCTTTTTCACTCCCCAAGAGGTGATTAATAACGGCGTCGATTCACTGTTTTTGGGTTTAGCTTCCCAAGTGGCTCAAGAGTTTGACAATCAGATAGTGGACGAGGTGCGGAATTTCCTGGCCTCGATTCCCACCGGTGGCTTTGACCTTGCTTCACTAAATATTGCACGGGGAAGGGAAGTTGGCCTTCCCGGCTACAATCAGGCTCGTGTGGAACTCGGTCTAGATCCAGTCACGGCCTTCTTGACCACCGATAGCGAACTTGGGATTACTTCTAACCCAGAAGTAGCAGCTCTATTTGAAAAAATCTACGAGTCTGTAGAGGATGTGGATTTCTGGATTGGAGGAATATCTGAAGACTCCTTCAATGGTGGCTTGGTCGGTGAACTATTCAATACGGTCATCTCAGACCAGTTCACGCGGACACGAGATGGTGACCGATTCTTTTTCCTCAACGATCTCGATCATCTGCTCGCCTTGGCTCCAGATCTAGAAAGCACTCGCCTCTCGGACATTATTCGCCGGAACTCAACGATTACTAAAATCCAGGATAATGCTTTTGTTGTCCCAGAAGATGTACCGGAACCTAGCAGCATTTTTGGTTTAGTTACACTCCTAGGTTTAGCAGCTATAGCGCAGCGCTATAACTTTCCACCAAAGCCATAA
- a CDS encoding GAF domain-containing hybrid sensor histidine kinase/response regulator: MKSTLAEEAILLKSDILVNQRVSTEAQSQRFTLIGSEQFSCLLWGEAQPETLTGYDSLMRLYQVGLTFAPDAIANFLTHLKDSYLTSPLEVDTSEDILNLIKRAQASLKPNNPDIQSEFTLSLIDILCDYSTDVPPLAEPDYPYASICQPVAEALHQQVEQERLLNQVTSQIRQSQELPLILTTAVERVRHFLEVDRLVIYQFDFPYSSAATALEPAPAAATELGWGCITYEAKASDGIPSVLNVIEQEECLTHVPNSTHKYQRGSTVAVDDVDKSYNTHNCLLKLLHRHQVRAKLVAPIIVENNLWGLLIAHQCFEPRRWQDSEKNFLQAIAEHLAVAIYQAKLYSQVQQQNNTLEQRVIERTQALRDALQAAQAANLAKSEFLATMSHELRTPLTCVIGMAATLLRWCFGQDSSHRLPVEKQQRYLKTIQDNGQHLLELINDILDLSQVEAGKLVLTISKFSLSKLANQVLSSLNEQAYQQQVTLQLDWRVPPERDCFSADQRRVTQILFNLLSNGIKFTPEGGKVILRVWPENQLVVFQVEDTGIGIAQDQLPLLFQKFQQLETPYRRKYEGTGLGLALTKQLIELHRGKIEVESLVGEGSCFTVWLPTQPMAPVISEKALPKSNLTLKAQGTVALVENQEEIATLICEILTAAGYKVIWLIDASTAIKQIALLKPQTIIIDWQLPTREGYEMTQWLRQSSTTGRVKILALTIPTVPKVEQQEMMAVVDDYLYKPIEPMGLLYRVMALVESYSAAL, encoded by the coding sequence ATGAAGTCAACCTTGGCCGAAGAGGCAATACTCCTAAAGTCTGATATTTTGGTAAATCAGAGGGTGAGTACTGAGGCTCAGAGCCAGAGGTTTACCCTGATCGGATCAGAACAGTTCAGTTGTCTACTGTGGGGGGAAGCCCAACCGGAGACCTTAACTGGGTATGACTCTCTGATGAGACTGTACCAAGTGGGATTGACCTTCGCTCCGGATGCGATCGCAAACTTTCTTACCCATCTCAAGGACTCCTACCTAACCTCACCATTAGAAGTTGACACCTCTGAGGATATTCTCAACCTAATCAAGAGGGCTCAAGCTTCCCTCAAGCCCAATAATCCAGATATCCAGAGCGAATTTACCCTATCATTAATCGATATTCTGTGTGACTACAGCACCGATGTTCCACCATTAGCAGAGCCAGATTATCCCTATGCGTCCATTTGTCAACCCGTAGCAGAAGCACTGCACCAGCAGGTTGAGCAAGAGCGATTGCTCAATCAGGTGACCAGTCAAATCCGTCAAAGCCAAGAGTTACCGCTGATCCTGACCACAGCAGTTGAACGGGTCCGACACTTTTTAGAAGTAGACCGATTAGTCATCTATCAATTTGACTTCCCTTACAGCTCTGCTGCCACAGCACTAGAGCCAGCACCTGCTGCTGCCACTGAATTAGGCTGGGGTTGTATTACCTACGAAGCTAAAGCCTCCGATGGTATCCCATCAGTGCTGAATGTGATTGAGCAGGAGGAATGTTTAACCCATGTACCGAACTCTACACATAAATATCAGCGAGGGTCAACGGTTGCTGTTGATGATGTTGATAAGAGCTATAATACCCATAATTGCTTACTTAAACTGTTGCATCGACATCAAGTACGAGCCAAGTTAGTCGCACCAATTATTGTCGAAAACAACCTGTGGGGACTACTAATTGCCCATCAGTGTTTCGAGCCAAGGCGATGGCAGGACAGTGAAAAAAACTTTCTCCAGGCAATTGCTGAACACCTAGCCGTTGCCATCTATCAAGCGAAGTTATACTCCCAAGTGCAGCAGCAAAACAACACCCTTGAACAACGGGTAATTGAGCGCACCCAAGCACTCCGGGATGCTTTGCAAGCTGCTCAAGCAGCCAATCTTGCTAAGAGTGAGTTTCTAGCTACCATGAGTCATGAATTGCGCACCCCTCTAACCTGCGTAATTGGGATGGCAGCTACACTCTTGCGCTGGTGTTTTGGTCAGGACAGTTCCCACAGATTACCTGTCGAAAAGCAACAGCGCTATTTAAAAACTATCCAGGACAATGGGCAACACCTGCTAGAACTGATCAACGATATTCTGGATTTGTCTCAGGTTGAAGCAGGAAAGTTAGTCCTGACTATCAGCAAATTTTCCTTAAGTAAGCTAGCCAATCAGGTATTGAGTAGCCTAAACGAACAAGCCTACCAACAGCAGGTGACTCTACAGCTAGATTGGCGAGTGCCACCAGAAAGGGACTGTTTTTCTGCAGACCAACGGCGGGTTACACAGATTTTGTTTAACCTTTTAAGCAATGGGATTAAATTTACCCCAGAGGGGGGTAAAGTAATCCTACGGGTCTGGCCAGAAAATCAGTTAGTAGTGTTTCAAGTGGAAGATACAGGCATTGGTATTGCCCAAGACCAGTTACCATTACTGTTTCAAAAGTTTCAGCAGCTAGAAACGCCCTACCGTCGCAAGTATGAAGGAACTGGCTTGGGGTTAGCCTTAACCAAACAGCTAATCGAACTCCATAGGGGCAAAATTGAGGTGGAATCGTTAGTGGGAGAGGGGTCTTGTTTTACAGTTTGGTTACCCACTCAACCCATGGCACCAGTTATTTCAGAAAAAGCCCTGCCAAAGTCCAACCTAACTCTCAAAGCTCAAGGCACTGTGGCCTTAGTGGAAAACCAAGAAGAGATTGCTACCCTAATTTGCGAAATTTTGACCGCAGCAGGCTATAAAGTAATTTGGTTGATTGATGCTTCCACTGCCATCAAACAAATTGCATTGCTTAAGCCCCAGACGATCATTATTGATTGGCAGTTACCGACCAGGGAGGGTTACGAAATGACTCAATGGCTGCGTCAATCCTCCACAACCGGTAGGGTAAAAATTCTGGCTTTAACAATTCCGACTGTGCCAAAGGTAGAGCAACAAGAGATGATGGCGGTAGTGGATGATTACTTATATAAACCGATAGAACCGATGGGATTATTGTACAGGGTTATGGCTTTGGTGGAAAGTTATAGCGCTGCGCTATAG